In a single window of the Euleptes europaea isolate rEulEur1 chromosome 4, rEulEur1.hap1, whole genome shotgun sequence genome:
- the LAG3 gene encoding lymphocyte activation gene 3 protein, whose translation MPSGRGSFDATLAGLVLLSWSVAFKLLTTDARNVSYEAGEEQRVWAEEGGPAILPCHLNPQTLESNLGEVYKRLSVRWKRRGSRSPQVHHMVLEVAPSGLKTRARSMMPRASVQDTDFLRGNFSLQIRPTSRDDAGRYWARVEYGSQVHCCALKLEVVSATANPPGPVVESEPVKLTCNSTLPEKPKKIQWFHDSQLITTSGRFQPVDQTLFISRSMGSDSGPWVCELTYAGGERVSVTHHLQVLGFPVPAHPVVYAAAGSDVHLPCILNFNPLDYVNSQVAVCWSHVAGDDQKAKSNQHQENNRNITLYLPAVGPDSAGQYLCAVSINGTTISKTVTLIVMTVIPSIEGPILEGSRLLLTCSPSQPPGKVHFQWKLLGSEPANSSKAVSRSSERSTMGWIREFSKVSAEDAGTWECSIHSPEGRLGSVQYHLEIAGAQVASPQQNLVPGQITSGLVTFLLVLVVAIAVLTLLTRRTPSLNFPALDRLVAAALPGKEVKDAVHEEKVLQMEP comes from the exons ATGCCTTCGGGTCGTGGGTCCTTTGATGCCACCCTCGCGGGTCTGGTCCTCCTTTCCTGGTCTGTTGCCTTCAAGCTCCTGACGACCGACG CTAGAAATGTTTCCTATGAAGCGGGAGAAGAGCAGAGGGTCTGGGCTGAGGAAGGGGGCCCCGCCATCCTTCCCTGTCACCTGAACCCTCAGACGCTGGAGAGCAACTTAGGAGAGGTGTACAAGAGGCTGTCGGTTCGATGGAAGCGGCGGGGGAGCAG GTCCCCCCAGGTGCACCACATGGTGCTCGAAGTGGCGCCCAGCGGCCTCAAGACGCGGGCCCGTTCCATGATGCCCCGAGCGTCGGTGCAGGACACGGACTTCCTCCGCGGGAATTTCTCGCTGCAGATCCGGCCCACATCACGCGACGATGCAGGGAGATATTGGGCACGGGTGGAATACGGCAGCCAGGTGCACTGTTGTGCACTGAAACTTGAAGTGGTGTCAG CAACTGCAAACCCTCCTGGTCCAGTGGTTGAGTCTGAGCCTGTTAAGCTAACCTGTAACTCCACGCTTCCGGAAAAGCCCAAAAAGATCCAGTGGTTCCATGACAGTCAGCTTATCACCACATCTGGTCGTTTCCAGCCTGTGGACCAAACTCTGTTCATCTCCAGATCAATGGGCAGCGACTCCGGACCCTGGGTCTGTGAGCTGACCTATGCAGGTGGTGAAAGAGTTTCTGTCACACACCACCTTCAAGTCTTAG GATTTCCTGTGCCAGCCCATCCTGTAGTCTATGCCGCAGCAGGATCCGACGTTCACCTGCCCTGCATATTGAATTTCAATCCCTTGGACTACGTCAACTCACAGGTAGCCGTCTGTTGGAGCCACGTGGCCGGGGATGACCAGAAGGCCAAGTCCAACCAGCATCAAGAAAACAATAGGAATATTACCTTATATCTCCCTGCTGTGGGGCCTGATAGTGCTGGCCAGTATCTCTGTGCGGTCTCCATCAATGGCACAACCATCTCTAAGACTGTCACTCTGATAGTAATGACAG tcatccCAAGCATCGAGGGGCCCATCCTGGAAGGATCTCGCTTGCTGCTCACCTGCAGTCCAAGCCAACCCCCAGGAAAGGTGCATTTTCAATGGAAGTTGTTGGGGTCAGAGCCTGCAAATAGTTCCAAGGCTGTCTCCAGGAGTTCTGAGCGCTCgaccatgggctggatccgggaGTTCTCCAAGGTGTCAGCTGAGGACGCCGGGACCTGGGAATGCAGCATCCACAGCCCAGAAGGGAGGCTGGGCTCTGTGCAGTATCACCTGGAAATTGCAG GTGCCCAAGTTGCTAGTCCACAGCAAAACTTGGTGCCAGGGCAGATAACGTCTGGACTGGTGACCTTCCTCTTGGTCCTGGTGGTCGCCATAGCAGTTCTGACCCTCTTGACACGAAGG ACACCCTCGCTGAACTTCCCAGCACTGGATAGACTGGTAGCAGCTGCCCTTCCGGGAAAAGAGGTCAAGGACGCTGTCCACGAAGAGAAGGTCCTGCAGATGGAACCGTGA